The genome window TTAAATCAAAGGCAACTACTCCCAAGTTAGCAAGGGAAACGAGCGCCATTAGTTTAGCCACATAGATATTATCAAACCAGAAATTATAAATCCAAGATACTGGTTTGGTGGTTTTTTTGATATTTTTAACAATGGGACTTTTCATTGGTTTTGATAATTGTTGTTGATAAATAATAATTTATTCAAAATAAATATTATCCTATAACCCTTAATAAACAAGTATTTCAACCTAATACCTGCACGGATTTAGCATTCTGGCTCATCCACCACTTGCCCCATTAAAGCACTTTTTCACCAAATCCCATTTGATACCTTTAAAGATTTCACTACTGACATAGCAATGTTTTATTACACTTTATAAAGTTTTTAAAGAAAATACTCTATAGTAGATAATAAAATAATATACTTTAATCAATAGTTGTCTCCTGTTAGGGCTGAGAAATAACAATCTAAATACTAGCCATAGCAAGGAATAAAGAAAAAAAATTGAGCAATATACTTATGACATCAGATTTATTGATTAGACAAGCTGAAATATTTTTACCTGATGGGGATATTTTACTAGGAGACGTACGGGTAAAACAAGGTAAAATTGCAGAAATCGGCACAGATTTAGAAGTGGGAGACGAAAGAATAATCGATGCTCAGGGGTTAACTCTTTTACCTGGAGTAATTGATCCTCAAGTACATTTCAGAGAGCCTGGTTTGGAGTATAAAGAAGACTTGTTTACCGCTTCTTGTGCCTGTGTCATGGGGGGAGTTACCTCTTTTCTGGAAATGCCTAATACTCGCCCCCTAACCACTACCCAAGAGGCTTTGAATGATAAGTTATACAGGGCTTCTCAAAAGTCTTTGGTCAATTACGGCTTTTTTATGGGTGCCACGGCGGATAATTTGGATGATTTGCGAGATGCTAACCCCAGTTGTGGTATTAAAATATTTATGGGTTCATCCCATGGGGCTTTGTTGGTGAGTACGGAAGAACAAATTGAGCCGATTTTTGCCAAAGGAAGCCGTTTAATTGCGGTTCATGCGGAGGATCAGGGTAGAATTGTAGAAAGAAAAAAAGAGTTTCATGGTATTACAAAACCTGCTATCCATTCCACCATTCAGGATGAGACGGCGGCGTTAAATGCCACTAAGTTGGCTTTGAAGTTGTCCAAGAAGTATCAGCGTCGGTTACATATTCTCCATTTGAGTACGGGCATTGAGGCGGAATATTTACGGGAGCATAAGCCTAGTTGGGTTTCTACGGAAGTAACCCCCCAACATTTATTGTTAAATACCGATGCCTATGAAACCATTGGCACTTTTGCCCAGATGAATCCCCCGTTGCGATCGCCCGAAAACAATGATATATTATGGAAGGCGTTAATGGATGGTGTGATCGATTGCATTGCTACTGACCATGCACCCCACACTTTGGAGGAAAAAGCGAAGGAATATCCTAATAGTCCTTCGGGAATGCCGGGGGTAGAAACTTCTTTGCCTTTGATGTTGACGGAGCATAAAAAAGGACGGTGTACCCTTGCCCATGTGGTCAAATGGATGTGTAGCGCCCCTGCTAAATTATATAATATACCGAATAAAGGTGCGATCGCCCTTGATTATGATGCCGATATAATCTTGGTGGATTTAAAAAATCATCGTCCTGTGTTACGTGAAAACCTGCAAACTAAATGCGGTTGGAGTCCTTTTGAGGGTTGGAGTTTAACAGGCTTTCCAGTTTATACCATCGTTGGTGGTCAAGTCGCCATGGAAAAAGGTATTATTAACACTGAGGTAAGAGGTAAAGCCCTTTCTTTTGATGCTTAGATGTTGGGAATTAAGTGTTATTAAGTTCGGATAAATCTTTACCATGAGAAATCCCCCAGAATTGGGGGATGTTTTGCGGACGAAAAACCGATCCTCTTCATAACTGATTACTCAAACATGATATTAGGTTGTGGGAAAATACAAGAATGTAAGTAAACTTTAATTATCCATTCTCAATTATCCATTATCCATTAAGATTATGATTTCTGTAAAAGTTCCCTCCATTGCCTGTGAAGTATGTGCTGAAACTATTACCAAGGCTATCATCAATAGTGAGCCAAAAGCTCAAGTTACGGTGGATATACCTAATAAAATAGTTAATGTGGAAACTCTAGCTAGTGTAGATATTATTAAAGGTGCGATCGCCCAGGCTGGTCATGAGTGCGCTGATTAGCTAAATCTTTTTTACCCCTCTACTTCACTGGAGGGGATTTTTTGTGTATCGATTTGTAACAAAATTACCTTTCCTTCTTGTTTTGGGGCTTTTTTTGAGCTAATATAAGACTATGTTTAATATAGTAGAAATCTGACTGTTTGTACTTAAAAAACTTTAGCTTTCTATTGTTTTACAGGATAACATAAAAGTACCCCCCGAACAATAAAGAATCTATTTTTCGAGAAAAAATTAATACTTCGACACAAAAAAACAGAAAAAAGGGAAGGAACATTTTAAGATAAAATCAAATTCGGGCAAAAGTAGATAATTGCCTAAATTATTTGATTAATTTCCCCGAAGCAAAATAGAATGAAGCAGTTTTTAGAATCAGAAGTTATATCTAATTACCAAGAATCAGAAGTAGTTATTTTACCGATTCCCTATGAAGTAACCACCACCTATCGTAAAGGTTGTGAATATGGTCCAGATGCGGTGTTGGAAGCCTCTGATCAATTAGAATGCTATGATGAGGAGCTAGGTATTGAAACTTGTTTTTGTACTAAAATTTTTACGGGCGATCGCATTGCAGACACAAGAAAAAATCCTGAACTAACCGCAGAGCAAATGTTAGAAGCGACCAAAGAAGCGGTAAAAAAAATGGTGGCAGACGGTAAATTTGTAATCGGTATTGGGGGAGAACACGCCATCACCACAGGATTAGTACAAGGTTATTTAGAAAGTATTAATGAACCTTTTACAGTAGTACAAATAGATGCCCATGGAGATATGCGCCATGAGTTTGAGGGTTCTATTCATAATCACGCCTGTGTGATGAGGAGAGTATTAGAACTAGGATTACCAACCCTTCCCGTGGGCATTCGGGCTATCTGTCAGGAAGAAGCAGATTTAATCAAAGAAAAAAACATTCCTGTCATCTGGGCAAGGGATATTTATTACAACCCCCACTGGATAAACCAAGC of Cyanobacterium sp. HL-69 contains these proteins:
- the speB gene encoding agmatinase SpeB, with the protein product MKQFLESEVISNYQESEVVILPIPYEVTTTYRKGCEYGPDAVLEASDQLECYDEELGIETCFCTKIFTGDRIADTRKNPELTAEQMLEATKEAVKKMVADGKFVIGIGGEHAITTGLVQGYLESINEPFTVVQIDAHGDMRHEFEGSIHNHACVMRRVLELGLPTLPVGIRAICQEEADLIKEKNIPVIWARDIYYNPHWINQALEKITTKKVFITMDLDGLDPNFMPGVGTPEPGGLDWYQILAFMKAIFNGFEVIGCDVMELAPTKDSVVSEFTAAKLIYKLIGYWYVSK
- a CDS encoding subgroup IIb dihydroorotase; translation: MTSDLLIRQAEIFLPDGDILLGDVRVKQGKIAEIGTDLEVGDERIIDAQGLTLLPGVIDPQVHFREPGLEYKEDLFTASCACVMGGVTSFLEMPNTRPLTTTQEALNDKLYRASQKSLVNYGFFMGATADNLDDLRDANPSCGIKIFMGSSHGALLVSTEEQIEPIFAKGSRLIAVHAEDQGRIVERKKEFHGITKPAIHSTIQDETAALNATKLALKLSKKYQRRLHILHLSTGIEAEYLREHKPSWVSTEVTPQHLLLNTDAYETIGTFAQMNPPLRSPENNDILWKALMDGVIDCIATDHAPHTLEEKAKEYPNSPSGMPGVETSLPLMLTEHKKGRCTLAHVVKWMCSAPAKLYNIPNKGAIALDYDADIILVDLKNHRPVLRENLQTKCGWSPFEGWSLTGFPVYTIVGGQVAMEKGIINTEVRGKALSFDA
- the copZ gene encoding copper chaperone CopZ, with the translated sequence MISVKVPSIACEVCAETITKAIINSEPKAQVTVDIPNKIVNVETLASVDIIKGAIAQAGHECAD